The sequence gaaccaaccagtggccaagtcttacttcccgacgaagtaaaaatctgtgaaagtgagttatagtcccacttttaaaatctaatatttttgggatgagaatacatgcaagttttataaatgatttacaaaatagacacaagtacgtgaaactacattctatggttgaattatcgaaatcgaatatgcccctttttattaagtctggtaatctaagaattagggaacagataccctaattgacgcgaatcctaaagatagatctattgggcctaacaaaccccatccaaagtaccggatgctttagtacttcgaaatctatatcatatccgaagggtgtcccggaatgatggggatattcttatatatgcatcttgttaatgtcggttaccaggtgttcaccatatgaatgatttttatctctatgtatgggatgtgtattgaaatatgaaatcttgtggtctattgttacgttttgatatatataggttaaacctataactcactaacatttttgttgacgtttaaagcatgtttattctcaggtgaatattaagagcttccgctgttgcatactaaaataaagacaagatttggagtccatgtttgtatgatattgtgtaaaaactgcattcaagaaactgatttcgatgtaacatatttgtattgtaaaccattatgtaatggtcgtgtgtaaacaggatattttagattatcattatttgataatctacgtaaagctttttaaacctttatttatgaaataaaggttatggttagttttaaaaatgaatgcagtctttgaaaaacgtctcatatagaggtcaaaacctcgcaacgaaatcaattaatatggaacgtttttaatcaataagaacgggacatttcaaatagcaTCCCTGATTTCGTTTTCAAGGAATTCGGATTCTAAAAAGAGGTTGTCTTGCGAGGAGATATAATCTAGGTGAGGTGCATTATCAAGAGGACAGTGGTTGTTAAGATTACTGGATTTAAAGAGATTTTTTAATGAAGATAGGTTTCGTGTTTAATGATGTTTGGATCTTCAATCCAAGTTCCGTTAATCGATAAACCATGAAGATTGTTTTTGCTGTTGCGTTTTTTAataaagttatgaaaatatttcgAGTTTTCGTCTCCTTCGAGGGCCCATTTAATTCTTGACTTTTGTTTTAACatgtttgttttctttttttctttttcgagaTGTGAGAATTTATCTTCAAGCCATTTGTTTTTCTCGGATTCGGATAGAGGTCTAGATTCAGCTAGGGCTTCCCATTTGTTAATATTATTTAAATGATCTAGAATTTGAGAATCAAGGTTATCGAGTTGAGCACTATGTTTCTTAAGTTCAGATTTGACGTTTTTAAGCTTATTACGGAAGATACAGTTAGGACGGGTTCCATTTATAGGTAATGACCAGGCTCGAGTGATGATCGAGTCAGCGTCTTTAAGATCAAGCCAAGTGTTAAAGACACGGATAGGTTTGGGACCGGAGTTGAAGTATGTGTTCCTAAGGAGTATGGGGCAGTGGTCGGAGAGATCACGATCGAGGGTTTTAGATGAAATGTTTGGCCATATTTTTAAAATGTCATCAGATACGAGGAATCTATCTAGTTTACTGAATTTCATTCTTTTAATGCAGATTCTGGTGAATTTTTTCCGCCAAGTGGGATGTCTATTAGTCCAAAGTTGTTAATGAAGTTATTAAAGTTAGTGGCCCATTGTTGATTAAACTCACAGTTCATGCGTTCGGAAGCTTTCCTGACTTCGTTGAAGTCACCGAAAATGATGAAAGGGATCGTGAGAGAGTTTACGAGAGAGGATAACTCAGACCAAAGTCTTAGCTTTTTGGATGAGGAATGTGGGCCGTAGACATTTATGAAAGCAATCTTAGCATCATAACCCACCCAAGAACCGCAAATTGCAAGAAAAAATTCACCT comes from Rutidosis leptorrhynchoides isolate AG116_Rl617_1_P2 chromosome 4, CSIRO_AGI_Rlap_v1, whole genome shotgun sequence and encodes:
- the LOC139843099 gene encoding uncharacterized protein; the protein is MKFSKLDRFLVSDDILKIWPNISSKTLDRDLSDHCPILLRNTYFNSGPKPIRVFNTWLDLKDADSIITRAWSLPINGTRPNCIFRNKLKNVKSELKKHSAQLDNLDSQILDHLNNINKWEALAESRPLSESEKNKWLEDKFSHLEKEKKKTNMLKQKSRIKWALEGDENSKYFHNFIKKRNSKNNLHGLSINGTWIEDPNIIKHETYLH
- the LOC139843100 gene encoding uncharacterized protein, which codes for MCTISLNIRGLGQMGKITWLKRICNKEKPKILGLQETKSEQTQDNIIESFWGNPDFKFVQKDSVGASGGIITIWDCNNFTFDHTIEGEFFLAICGSWVGYDAKIAFINVYGPHSSSKKLRLWSELSSLVNSLTIPFIIFGDFNEVRKASERMNCEFNQQWATNFNNFINNFGLIDIPLGGKNSPESALKE